The DNA sequence aatattctTATATTAAAGttgcttgtttaatttttataaaagctCTTGAAAGCTCTGAATgtgctttttctgtctttgatgATCCTTCTTTTGTACAGAATGAgatttgtgcattttctttataACTTCAACAGCGACATCGAGATCTCTCGTTCCTGTGTGCCCAAGCCCATTGACTGCCTGGCCAAAGAGGTGGGTCTTCTCACCGATGAGGTGCAGCTCTATGGCAAGACTAAGGCCAAGGTCCAGCTGAATATCATCAAACGCTTGCAGCCCCAGCCAGATGGAAAATATGTGGTGGTCACTGGGTATGCTGCCAGTACTTTTATCTGCTGTACTTTAATAACCTGCAGGAGTTTTACAACAGGTTGTTGTTGGTGGGTTTTCGGTTACGGATTTCTGCCTgggagaaaaagttttttttcctgaatttttaatgttgtgactgaaaTTACCATCCAACGCACTGAAatacatctgtttgtgtttgattttgtcatttctattattattttttccttgTCTACAGCATTACACCCACCCCTCTGGGTGAGGGAAAGAGCACCACCACCATTGGTTTGGTCCAGGCCCTGGGAGCCCACTTGAAACTcaatgtgtttgcttgtgtcCGACAGCCTTCTCAGGGACCCACATTTGGCATTAAAGGTTAGGTTGTGAAAAACGTGCACTTACAGAGGTTGCAGAGATTACaagcatttcaaataaaatttagaTTTATTAACTTGTATATTTATCTGTAGTTTTGTCTTCTGCCTGCAGGTGGTGCTGCAGGAGGTGGATATTCTCAAGTCATTCCAATGGAAGAGGTTCTGCACTGCTGTTCCacactgtgctgtttgtttagaaataaaaaataacattcttAACGAATCTTGTTCTTTTTAGTTCAACCTCCATCTCACTGGTGACATTCATGCCATCACTGCTGCCAACAACTTATTGGCTGCTGCGATCGATGCCCGCATTTTCCACGAGGCCACACAATCTGATAAGGTGGATACTTATTACTTATTTCACAGGATGTAGATGATGTACATAGTTGAACTGCACagactgaaaataaattaagaatTTACTGTTATCTTTCTCTTTGTATGCATTCTTAGGCTTTGTATAATCGCCTGGTTCCTATCAGTGGTGGAGAGAGGAAGTTCTCCCCCATCCAGCTTAACAGACTAAAAGTAAACGATTACATCAAAGATAAATAGGTTTTGATTACCTCACAGTGCAGAGCAGAGGGCACCTTTTAACATTGAAACTTACTCCATTTCCGTAGAAACTGGGCATAGAGAAAACCGATCCCAATGCTCTGGCTGAGGAAGAAATCACTCGCTTTGCCCGCCTTGACATTGATCCAAGCTCTGTTACCTGGCAAAGAGGTATGGGCGTCTCTTAGTCCTCATTAATCTCATATACGCTGCCTTATGTGTTTTGGatgcacagttttaaaatgcttgTTATCTTTTTGCTTCCCTTCAGTTTTGGACACCAATGATCGATTCCTAAGGAAGATCACTATTGGCCAGTCGCCAACTGAAAAAGGATACACAAGAGAGGTTAAAGAGCTTGTTATGCAATAGGGCCACAATGGGCCCCCCAGTAGCAATAGCAGTTGTGGATGTTATTGATCAGAGGATGTccatttcctctctctgtcctctagGCCCAGTTTGACATCACAGTAGCCAGTGAAATCATGGCTGTGCTCGCCCTCACCAGCAGCTTGGAGGACATGCGGCAGCGTTTGGCTAAAATGGTCGTGGCCACCAGCCGCAGTGGACAGCCTGTCACATCTGAGGACCTGGTCAGTGCATAACCTGACCGTCTATGTGAGAGTTATGGAATGGAATCCTCCGCTAATATAATATTATGTTTTACAGGGTGTGAGTGGTGCTCTAGCTGTGCTAATGAAAGATGCAATCAAGCCGAACCTGATGCAGACTTTGGAGGTAGGTCAAGCACAGCACGTTAACCTCTTTGGAGCTTTACATACCAATATATCATGACAGCCCTTGGACCTTTtgatttgaatttgtttggatttACACTTTAGAGTCAAAGCTTCAGTCCTTCTAGTTCTTTGTTCTTGTTACTTTTAAAGTGgcttagtttatttttttttaataaatcttttGATCCATATCTCTGTGTGTGCCAAAGAGATGATTTTGCCttgagttattatttttttttttgtattgcatGCATCCACAGGGAACCCCTGTGTTTGTTCATGCTGGTCCCTTTGCCAACATTGCACATGGCAACTCCTCCATTCTGGCTGATAAAATAGCTTTGAAGCTGGTTGGACCCGAGGGCTTTGTGGGTAAGTGTAACTGAGACAGTGGCTCTGTCTTAACATATGTTGATCTATATTAACTAGTTTTGCTGATGTACTACTCCATAACCATGGTAGAGCCATTGTTTATACTGATAGAATAAGTGATGGTGCAGCAAATGTAAACAGATATTATCTGCATCTGCAATTCTCTTGCTATCTCACAACCCCTGCATATTCTTTCCAACAGTGACAGAGGCTGGGTTTGGTGCTGACATTGGCATGGAGAAATTTTTCAACATCAAGTGTCGTTACTCGGGGCTAAGGCCCCATGTGGTGGTGTTGGTAGCTACTGTCCGAGCCCTGAAGATGCATGGAGGAGGTCCAACAGTAAGTAATGTCAGGTTCCCACCAAGCCAACCACCAGCTTTCCAGTGCCAAATGATGCGTGTtgctttgttttgaaaatcacaaaaaacattacatttagtttaacatgaCTTTGATATTACTTTCCTGTTAATTGTGTATTTTGCACAAAACAGGATTGGTTGAAAGCCCAAtcactgtaattacattttcgTATTACATAATTGTTAGCTTACCTGACAATGATGAGGGAAACAGCTGATTAAAAGCAACTCAAATAGTCTACATTGTGTACAATATAATGAATtaatagtaaatattttataaattagtttttgtttgttaattaaCTGAAACATTGTGGTTATTGTTTTGTTCAGGTCACTGCTGGGGTACCACTGCCCAAGGAATATATTGAGGAGGTATTGTGTAAGACCATAatgttgtctttatttaaaatgagacTTTTCTGTTAAGTTGGTCACCACGTGGAAAACATGCATTACATGTGAAATGCTGCACAACAGTTTTAGGGTTTGTACATTCCAGCATATACAGAAAACTCCTGTACATTGTTGAGCTTTCTGGCCTTGTCATAAACTaatgaaatattgtgtttgtgtagaacCTCGGGCTGCTGGAGAAGGGTTGCAGCAACATGAGGAAGCAGATAGAGAACGCACAGCACTTTGGCGTGCCTGTGGTGGTGGCTGTCAATGCTTTTAAGTAAGATGATGATATAGTAGGAACATTATTAAATATCTGTACAactatagacacacacagaattgctcatattttatttaaagctgctttatttatttaataatggTTGAAATGTGACATAATAAACCGGATCAGTTTCAGCGTACAGTGTTTTAGTGACCATTGATATTGGTCTACTATTTTCTATTCAGTCTCACTATTCTCATTAGCACTTTTTGCAGCAGGTGCTTGTATAGATTGAGTTTTCATAAATCTACTGTACACTATTACCTTTTTGTACCCAGCATCATACAGTAGAAaggttatttttaaaagaagtgaAAGGAGCATGAATattggactttgttttaaagactGTTCAAATTAAATGAGTAATCCGGATAATGTGTCTTGTCATATGACAGTGTTTTCAAACATTACTAGAAGCCATTTATTTTCCTCCTTCCATTCGAATAGAATCTTCATTGTCTGTTTATCTGTAATaagttgattgttttttgtACTTGATCATCCTGCAGAACAGACACAGAGGTTGAGCTGGACTTGATCTGCAGCATTGCCAAAGCTGCTGGAGCCTTTGATGCTGTGCGATGCTCCCACTGGGCTGAGGGTGGAGCCGGTGCAGTAGCCCTGGGTCAAGCTGTCCAGAGGGCCTCCAACGCACCCAGCAACTTCAAGTTTCTTTATGACTTGGAAGTATGGGCTCGATCTAAGCTGCAGCGCAttgcttctgtgttttcctttatttaactTGCACTATTCAAAGATGGATAAGAATATAGCATAAGGAGTAATTTGATTATttagtattatatttaatttatgtttaggCTCTATACTCATATTAGGTaatgaaaatgtgcacatttcATCTAGTTGCCATTTATTTGCATACATATCAACTAAAGATATACACTGATGGCTGTGTCTATATTCCTCATTCCATTTAAGCTGCCTATTGCTGATAAAATTCGAATAATTGCTCAGAAGATTTATGGAGCAGATGATATCGAGCTTCTCCCAGAAGCCCAGCACAAAGTGGAGCTCTACACCAAACAGGTCAGCATCCTTCAAAGTCcatctgttgcttttgtttggcACGTGGACCTGTTCATTGGCTGCTCCTGTCAGAGGCGATCATCACAATGAGATGGATCAGCCTGTCCGACAGTTTCACTACATTTTATGTGTCATCTTCTCCCTTCAGGGTTTCAGTAGTCTCCCAATCTGCATGGCGAAGACTCATCTGTCGCTCTCTCATGAGGCAGACAAGAAGGGCGTTCCCACTGGGTTTATTCTGCCAATCAGAGACATCCGAGCCAGTGTGGGTGCTGGTTTTCTTTACCCACTGGTTGGCACGGTAAGCAAACTGTGGCTCTCCTTTCCATAGTTTTCCTCCAGAATCATCTGACTGTGACTGTGCATGTGTTCACACTCAAACTGGATCATACAGTTTGTGTAAACTGAATGCATGTAGTGACTTAGAAATGAAAGTAAATGACTAGACCCATACATGATCAGTTGGTGTAGACTTTTCGGTTTCAGCAGTGTGTCTATGATATTGTCATTAAaactgctttctctctctgcctttattCTAGATGCCCACAATCCCTGGTCTACCCACCAGGCCTTGTTTCTATGATATTGACCTGGACCCTGAGACTGAACAGGTCAATGGGCTCTTCTAAAACAGGCCTCTGCACTGTATGATGGTAAGAAGGGAAAAATGTGCATATCCATACTGATATTGACATGAATGACACAAAAAAGTTGccctttctgtattttttctttctcagccCATAGACATGGTTCAGCACCCTGAATTCAGCCTTTATGAAGTGCGATGGACTAATAACTGGAAACATCCCAGGCtcctctgctgttgtttttgtttgatgttCACTCTGACTTTATACATAATAGATCCAGACACTGGCTGATGAGTAAATCAGGAAATCTCATTAATCACACTTTATCCCCATGAGATCCTCAGAAAGTGCACCACTTGTTTTTTCATGTCCCAGAACTTACATTAATCCTTTGAGCATAGGCAAATACCAGTTCACTGTCTTTAAAAAGTCTGAACTTGAAAAATTATGCATCTGtactaaatgtgtattttttagcAATCCTGTGACTGATGCTTGTCAGATGTATTAAGTATTTCTAacacttcattttaaaatgttttgaggGGCAAACTGGCACAGGTGTGAAAATAAAGTGCCATATTGAGATTTCCAGATTTCTGTCAGAACATCAAATAAAATCTTCCTCATAGGAAGTCACATGAACAATGTTTTGAGgtgggatttattttttaaaaatctgttcatagaaa is a window from the Channa argus isolate prfri chromosome 16, Channa argus male v1.0, whole genome shotgun sequence genome containing:
- the mthfd1b gene encoding C-1-tetrahydrofolate synthase, cytoplasmic isoform X2, which produces MKLQNPNFRPGLVVLQVGDRDDSNLYISMKLKAAAEIGINATHMRLPKTATEEEVLHSITKVNENSSVHGLIVQLPLDSVHKIDTEKVTNAVSPEKDVDGLTSINAGKLARGDLGDCFIPCTPNGCMELIGQTGVSVAGKRAVVIGRSKIVGAPMHDLLLWSHATVTTCHSKTTDLAAEVGQADILVVGIGKAEMVKGEWIKKGAVVIDCGINHIPDETKSSGKRVVGDVHFASAKERAGFITPVPGGVGPMTVAMLMGNTVLSAKRFLEMHQPGKWNISYTKLNLQKPVPSDIEISRSCVPKPIDCLAKEVGLLTDEVQLYGKTKAKVQLNIIKRLQPQPDGKYVVVTGITPTPLGEGKSTTTIGLVQALGAHLKLNVFACVRQPSQGPTFGIKGGAAGGGYSQVIPMEEFNLHLTGDIHAITAANNLLAAAIDARIFHEATQSDKALYNRLVPISGGERKFSPIQLNRLKKLGIEKTDPNALAEEEITRFARLDIDPSSVTWQRVLDTNDRFLRKITIGQSPTEKGYTREAQFDITVASEIMAVLALTSSLEDMRQRLAKMVVATSRSGQPVTSEDLGVSGALAVLMKDAIKPNLMQTLEGTPVFVHAGPFANIAHGNSSILADKIALKLVGPEGFVVTEAGFGADIGMEKFFNIKCRYSGLRPHVVVLVATVRALKMHGGGPTVTAGVPLPKEYIEENLGLLEKGCSNMRKQIENAQHFGVPVVVAVNAFKTDTEVELDLICSIAKAAGAFDAVRCSHWAEGGAGAVALGQAVQRASNAPSNFKFLYDLELPIADKIRIIAQKIYGADDIELLPEAQHKVELYTKQGFSSLPICMAKTHLSLSHEADKKGVPTGFILPIRDIRASVGAGFLYPLVGTMPTIPGLPTRPCFYDIDLDPETEQVNGLF
- the mthfd1b gene encoding C-1-tetrahydrofolate synthase, cytoplasmic isoform X1 produces the protein MSAQIISGKEVSAQVRARLKKDVEQMKLQNPNFRPGLVVLQVGDRDDSNLYISMKLKAAAEIGINATHMRLPKTATEEEVLHSITKVNENSSVHGLIVQLPLDSVHKIDTEKVTNAVSPEKDVDGLTSINAGKLARGDLGDCFIPCTPNGCMELIGQTGVSVAGKRAVVIGRSKIVGAPMHDLLLWSHATVTTCHSKTTDLAAEVGQADILVVGIGKAEMVKGEWIKKGAVVIDCGINHIPDETKSSGKRVVGDVHFASAKERAGFITPVPGGVGPMTVAMLMGNTVLSAKRFLEMHQPGKWNISYTKLNLQKPVPSDIEISRSCVPKPIDCLAKEVGLLTDEVQLYGKTKAKVQLNIIKRLQPQPDGKYVVVTGITPTPLGEGKSTTTIGLVQALGAHLKLNVFACVRQPSQGPTFGIKGGAAGGGYSQVIPMEEFNLHLTGDIHAITAANNLLAAAIDARIFHEATQSDKALYNRLVPISGGERKFSPIQLNRLKKLGIEKTDPNALAEEEITRFARLDIDPSSVTWQRVLDTNDRFLRKITIGQSPTEKGYTREAQFDITVASEIMAVLALTSSLEDMRQRLAKMVVATSRSGQPVTSEDLGVSGALAVLMKDAIKPNLMQTLEGTPVFVHAGPFANIAHGNSSILADKIALKLVGPEGFVVTEAGFGADIGMEKFFNIKCRYSGLRPHVVVLVATVRALKMHGGGPTVTAGVPLPKEYIEENLGLLEKGCSNMRKQIENAQHFGVPVVVAVNAFKTDTEVELDLICSIAKAAGAFDAVRCSHWAEGGAGAVALGQAVQRASNAPSNFKFLYDLELPIADKIRIIAQKIYGADDIELLPEAQHKVELYTKQGFSSLPICMAKTHLSLSHEADKKGVPTGFILPIRDIRASVGAGFLYPLVGTMPTIPGLPTRPCFYDIDLDPETEQVNGLF